From Pontibacter actiniarum, a single genomic window includes:
- a CDS encoding NARF domain-containing protein gives MTRTLPVENLVIEAGRTNPYSHSKPIRLNAGCQVFYKAITCLLFIFLSFCLPASAQRTSATSTKVIERINSIEQENQRLKDDITELEEEQGDLKEKNKDLEASLKEYEPFKFWAWILGGLGFTSIIGIAFLYFKVIPSKVNSQVDAIITKILTDRREDFLGLLKEYDFEKSVKQRHQIILLSHRNGSDDYHHRMLSKNGFQVTALTNLDQLQQAVFNPDDILVINNDGGHWPTDQIQDFIDAHPNYCFYFGKGMINPASARLDRFAAANFRTQFIGNLMNVLKYSHHQN, from the coding sequence ATGACAAGAACATTACCAGTAGAAAACTTGGTTATTGAAGCAGGAAGAACTAATCCTTATTCCCATTCCAAACCAATAAGATTAAATGCCGGCTGTCAGGTCTTTTATAAGGCCATTACCTGCCTGCTTTTTATATTCCTATCATTTTGCTTACCAGCTTCTGCTCAGCGCACATCGGCGACAAGTACAAAAGTTATTGAGCGGATAAACAGTATCGAGCAGGAAAATCAACGCCTGAAAGATGATATTACCGAATTAGAAGAAGAGCAGGGTGATTTAAAGGAAAAAAACAAGGATTTAGAAGCTAGCCTGAAAGAGTACGAGCCATTTAAGTTCTGGGCCTGGATTTTGGGTGGTCTGGGCTTTACCAGTATAATAGGCATAGCTTTTTTATATTTCAAGGTTATTCCGAGTAAGGTTAATAGCCAGGTGGATGCTATTATAACTAAAATTTTAACAGACCGCCGGGAAGACTTTTTAGGGTTACTGAAAGAATATGATTTCGAGAAATCAGTAAAGCAACGTCATCAAATAATTCTTCTTTCGCACCGGAACGGGAGTGATGATTACCACCACCGGATGCTTAGTAAGAATGGGTTTCAGGTTACAGCCTTAACCAATTTAGACCAACTCCAGCAGGCAGTTTTCAATCCGGACGATATTCTCGTTATAAATAATGATGGTGGCCACTGGCCAACGGACCAGATACAGGACTTTATCGACGCCCATCCCAATTACTGTTTCTATTTCGGTAAAGGCATGATAAATCCGGCAAGTGCCCGCCTGGACCGGTTTGCCGCCGCCAACTTCCGCACGCAGTTTATAGGCAATCTAATGAATGTGTTAAAATATTCTCATCACCAAAATTAA